In Planctomycetota bacterium, a genomic segment contains:
- a CDS encoding shikimate kinase II produces the protein MNIILIGYRCTGKTTIGEILAEKLGWPLVDTDTLVQERAGWSIKEIVAEEGWPDFRRRERETIADVAAHDR, from the coding sequence GTGAATATTATCCTCATCGGCTATCGCTGCACGGGCAAGACGACGATCGGCGAGATCCTGGCCGAGAAGTTGGGCTGGCCGCTCGTGGACACCGATACGCTCGTTCAGGAACGGGCCGGCTGGAGCATCAAGGAAATCGTGGCCGAGGAAGGGTGGCCGGATTTCCGCCGGCGCGAACGCGAGACGATCGCCGACGTAGCGGCGCACGATCGCCA